In Candidatus Eisenbacteria bacterium, a genomic segment contains:
- a CDS encoding sugar phosphate isomerase/epimerase family protein, giving the protein MRVSLSQITTLRWSFEEDVAFYASAGVHAVGVSVRKLEAVGVSRAVRLLKDAGLAVSCLTSSGGFPLDDAEGTRATLERTRGHLAAAAELGAACLFVLPGHAPAWSWEEQAERAHPLFAELVPEAARLGVRLAIEPVSQLRMDLGFLHTFADALDYADELGSPQVGVVLELNNAWIERDLYRNIRERTSRIAVVQVNDFKVGTLAASDRVVMGDGDIPLRRILRALDAAGYAGWYDIELLGPRIEAEGYAAVVPRALAAFDALWT; this is encoded by the coding sequence GTGCGTGTCTCGCTGAGTCAGATCACGACCCTGCGCTGGTCGTTCGAGGAGGACGTGGCCTTCTACGCGTCGGCCGGCGTTCACGCGGTCGGCGTCTCGGTGCGGAAGCTCGAAGCCGTCGGCGTCTCGCGGGCCGTGCGACTCCTGAAGGACGCCGGGCTCGCCGTTTCGTGCCTCACCTCGTCGGGTGGCTTCCCCCTCGACGACGCGGAGGGGACGCGCGCGACGCTCGAGCGGACGCGCGGGCATCTCGCAGCCGCGGCGGAGCTGGGCGCCGCGTGCCTCTTCGTCCTGCCGGGGCATGCGCCGGCGTGGTCGTGGGAGGAGCAGGCCGAGCGGGCGCATCCGCTCTTTGCGGAGCTCGTGCCCGAGGCCGCGCGCCTCGGCGTGCGCCTCGCGATCGAGCCGGTGAGCCAGCTGCGGATGGACCTCGGGTTCCTGCACACCTTCGCCGACGCGCTCGACTACGCGGACGAGCTCGGCTCGCCACAGGTCGGCGTGGTCCTCGAGCTGAACAACGCCTGGATCGAGCGCGACCTCTACCGCAACATTCGCGAGCGCACGTCACGCATCGCCGTCGTGCAGGTGAACGACTTCAAGGTCGGGACGCTCGCGGCGAGCGACCGCGTGGTCATGGGCGACGGCGACATCCCGCTGCGCCGCATCCTGCGGGCCCTGGACGCCGCCGGCTATGCCGGCTGGTACGACATCGAGCTGCTCGGCCCGCGCATCGAGGCCGAGGGCTACGCCGCGGTCGTGCCGCGCGCGCTCGCGGCCTTCGACGCGCTGTGGACGTAG
- a CDS encoding glucose 1-dehydrogenase, with translation MRLKDKVALITGAGQGIGEAYAKRFAAEGATVVVADINAEKGQAVAKALGAPHVFERVDVSNEADTQRAAKAVFDRFGKINVLVNNAAIFYGIDNFDSSFAYLKKIFDVNYFGAWLMSRAVFPYMVKSGGGSIINQSSSAAWLHPEYPVFDDNLPSFHYSVTKAAINAMTHYMAGSIGKHNIRVNAIAPGPTMTEATKQGVPEVYLQHIIDTQMAIHRALEPEDVTGAAVFLASDDSSFVTGQCIPVDGGMVMLG, from the coding sequence ATGAGGCTCAAGGACAAGGTCGCGCTCATCACCGGCGCGGGGCAGGGCATCGGCGAGGCCTATGCCAAGCGGTTCGCCGCCGAGGGCGCGACGGTCGTCGTCGCCGACATCAACGCCGAGAAGGGCCAGGCCGTCGCCAAGGCGCTCGGGGCTCCGCACGTCTTCGAGCGGGTCGACGTCTCGAACGAGGCCGACACGCAGCGGGCGGCCAAGGCCGTGTTCGATCGCTTCGGGAAGATCAACGTCCTCGTGAACAACGCGGCCATCTTCTACGGCATCGACAACTTCGACAGCTCCTTCGCGTACCTGAAGAAGATCTTCGACGTGAACTACTTCGGCGCCTGGCTCATGAGCCGCGCCGTCTTCCCGTACATGGTGAAGAGCGGCGGCGGCTCGATCATCAACCAGTCGTCGTCGGCGGCCTGGCTCCACCCCGAGTACCCGGTCTTCGACGACAACCTGCCGTCGTTCCACTACAGCGTGACGAAGGCCGCGATCAACGCGATGACGCACTACATGGCCGGCAGCATCGGCAAGCACAACATCCGCGTGAACGCGATCGCGCCGGGCCCGACCATGACCGAGGCGACCAAGCAGGGCGTGCCGGAGGTCTACCTCCAGCACATCATCGACACGCAGATGGCGATCCATCGCGCGCTCGAGCCCGAGGACGTGACGGGCGCGGCGGTGTTTCTCGCGTCCGACGACTCGTCGTTCGTGACCGGCCAGTGCATCCCGGTCGACGGCGGCATGGTGATGCTCGGCTGA
- the purE gene encoding 5-(carboxyamino)imidazole ribonucleotide mutase, with the protein MATGAKPLVGILMGSQSDWEVMKNACDTLDSLGIPNEPRVMSAHRSPDLVVEYVTAAEGRGIEVLIAAAGGAAHLAGVVAAKTSLPVLGVPMHSASLNGLDSLLSMVQMPAGIPVATLAIGKPGAINAALFAAAILANKHPDVKKALELYRTRQTEKVRAGVDPRKAT; encoded by the coding sequence ATGGCGACCGGGGCGAAGCCGCTGGTCGGCATCCTCATGGGGTCCCAGTCCGACTGGGAGGTGATGAAGAACGCCTGCGACACGCTCGACTCGCTCGGCATCCCGAACGAGCCGCGCGTGATGTCGGCGCACCGGAGCCCCGATCTCGTCGTCGAGTACGTGACGGCGGCCGAGGGCCGCGGCATCGAGGTCCTGATCGCGGCCGCCGGCGGTGCGGCGCATCTCGCCGGCGTCGTCGCGGCGAAGACGTCCCTGCCGGTGCTGGGCGTCCCCATGCACTCGGCGTCGCTGAACGGGCTCGACTCGCTGCTCTCCATGGTGCAGATGCCGGCCGGCATCCCGGTCGCGACGCTCGCGATCGGGAAGCCCGGAGCGATCAACGCGGCGCTCTTCGCGGCGGCGATCCTCGCGAACAAGCACCCCGACGTGAAGAAGGCGCTCGAGCTCTATCGAACGCGCCAGACCGAGAAGGTTCGGGCCGGCGTCGATCCGCGCAAGGCGACCTGA